Below is a genomic region from Glycine max cultivar Williams 82 unplaced genomic scaffold, Glycine_max_v4.0 scaffold_319, whole genome shotgun sequence.
aattattaattaattttgcatgttttttttccttcttttattattatgtgtttataatcttttaattaaattttgtatgatttatttaattagttagttataattgtaagcgtagagggtgtcacattggCACTTTTTTGCTTTTGACCCAAGACGGTTTTTTATAGGCGCATTCAATTGTTGCTCCCTCTCCATCCCTCAATTCCTCCAAACCCTCTTTCTCACTCTCACTACTCTGTCTCCGCCTTACAATCCCTCTCAGTAGAACACATTTGTTCCAGCGAAGCCCCTCTCCGCCAAAACCCTCACCTCCCACTACTCCCTCGACCCTTATCTCGTCTCCAAGATCACCAACATGGTCACGCACCTCCTGAACACCAAGCTCTACCCTGAATTCATCAAGATCCTCATTGGCAGTCGCCACCTCCTCGAAGCCACACAAACCTTTGAGGAACTCATTTCGCTTCCCAATATATGAGGCGCCATCGATACCACTCCCGTCCATCTCCATAATAACCCTAAAAGGTATAAAAGGAACAAGATTATTATGTTAGATATATCATTAGCAGCATGAAAATCCTGACATTTTTCACGTCTCATCCTTGAATATTTTTTGGATAGGGATGCTGGTATTATTTCTCATTCTTAGTGTTCATTTGATTTATTTGCTAGAAccagctattttttttttgtcaaggaTTGTTGTTTGGAAACCTTCACTCTTCAACTTGTTCTTTTTCCAACCATATAGTTTAAAACTTACTAATTTTTAAGTTTCTTGTTAAGTAAATGCatgtaaaaaaaactcaatatcCTATTTAGTTAGGcgctatataattattttttgcaaaaatTCCATTTGAAGAACTATTAAAGCAGCTTATGGAACAAGCTTTTAGATGAATTTTTCCATGACATCTTTTGATAAATATGTATAATACTAACCTCATTTCAGTCATCAATATATGTCGAATACACACAAGTATGCATTTTAATTAGTAGATTGAGATAATGTCATTGGCATAACTATCCAATGTGAATGACTTTATGTCTAATTGATTGTAGATAAGTTTGATTCGTTAGTGCTAGGTATTTCATTGACAATTAAATAGTCCTAAGGAgtagtatgtatgtatgtttttcttttcttaaaattaaaatataggtGGATGCTGACTTACTTCTcatattattaatcaaataCGGGGCTGCTCATCACGACCCGTTCCATTGCAAAGAGGCTAAGTAAGATACAGAACATGGCCCTTGCAAAAGAACTTATTGGTTTTTCCTCATTTGTTTCTACTTCCTACAAAGTGTTTCTGCACCACAAGCATGGCACCTTCTGCGTCAATACTATCTTGCTTCCTTTGGATAACACAAGAGTTGTGAGGTTGAGGAAGGGAGCAAAGTTGCCGATGGCAGCTATTAGTGAGGATTTGATATAGACCACACTGACAGTGCATGCAGAGAAACCAGTACAATTCAAAGTCAGAGCGGTGGTGACAGTGAGGAATAAAATCAAATAGGATTTCGAAGAGACTATCTTGAAGCATTTGGATGCCATCAATGATAGGATAGGAACAAGAAACATTGTGCTGGAGCTTATGAGCACCGAGATTGATCCAAGTAAGCCAGCCTTTCACAACTCACCATtcaaatcattttctttttctagctAGGTGTCACAAATTGAccattttataacaaaaaggtcctttaattttcttctatcaTTTTAATGACTCTTAGAAAGGATATTCTTTTCTAACAAGGTAACTAACCAACCAGTAATTTTCCAACTTGGGCATAGTTAGTGTTAGTAGTGCTGCTGAGATTTACTTCATTCAGTAGAGATCCAACCTATGGGATTTCTGACCCTTGATGAAAAATTTCTTGCACCGATCTTTGGACTTTGTGCCTACATGCTGTAGAATCATCCTAAAATCCTTGCCGAAAGACGATACAGCCTGAAGAAAGCCTGCCTTCTCCTCATCTGTCCACTCACAAGTTCCATCATCAATATCCCAACATGTAATGTCAGGTGGTTACAGGTTGTTGGCATGACAACGTTTTGTAGCCTCAGGTGAAAGAGAATCACATATCAATCAATGCATCAATTGCAACCCTCTCACTTTCATCGGATTTCCTCCAAAGGTGGAGTCTTCCTGAACGCGTTCTTTGGTTAACTGCAGCACCGCACACCATCGCTGGAGTTTTAATCAATTTCTTCTGTGAATCAACATTTGCTTTTCGATTTCCTTTTTTAACCCAATCCCTTCACGGTAGTTGTGGATGTTTTTGACTTCTGACTTTTACAacccatcttcttcttctttttcttctaatcTTTCTCTAAACAATTGGTCTTATGATCTTTGTAGAAGAGTTCAACACAGTCAGCAGTTGTCTTGTGGTCAAGGAAGGAagcaattttttgaaaatctttttCAAAGGCTGCCAATTTCTCGGAGAAAATATTTCCCTCCTCTAATGTCCAACGGTTGATCATAGCTCCTTCTCTCTCAACTGCCAATGGATCTTCAACCAGCTCATTACtagaattgaaaattgaaaacatttTATCCTTTTGATCCAAAATTAATGCTGGCATCTCCAAGATTTTTCTGTTAACTTCATCTTGGGGTTTTGAAAGTAGTTGGCTTGTATAATATATCATCTAAGATGTTGGAACTAAGCTTATCTGATTTCCTTTTGCAAAAACGGAAGGAAATAAAGTCACAACCAAGGGAAGTATAGTTATTATCATAACAATAATGCTGAATTAGGAACAAAACACCCATTTAAATGTAAACATCATGAgtcaatataataaaaacaagtaTCAATAGCAAAATGAAGCATTATATGGCTACCTTTAGAAACACTATAATGGCATGACTGGTGAGAAAGTGCTTCTACAGAGACAATAGCAGCAATAATGAATCAAGCAActcttgtaggatccaattgcTAGGTATGAGACTTGGGTCCTACATTGAAAGCATGGGATTCTGGTCTAGTGTTTACAATAAGGCCAATTACAAAACTAACTTGTAATGTGATTTTGAAGATGTTCTTCTCAATTGGTATCAAAGCTTTTAAATATGTATCTTAGTTGCAAACAAGCGGCATGAGTGGGACATTGGTGGAATTGCAGAGTTTACCATAGACTAGTAAGGGAATTAGTGCAGAGCCAACACCCACATGGGCAATAGGGATGCCCATCATGGTGAAATTTTAGAATCCAACTACAAGGTATGAAACTCAGGCTGATATTTGGAAATATGGAATTTTGGCATGATGTGTACAGGTCCTAGGGCTCTTTTACTCAAACTACAACAAATAGCTTTGCAGTCTGGTTCTCCCAATTATCAATCATGGATAGCGACATGTAGTAGCCGACTTTGAAAACACTATCGCGGGAAGCAAGATTGCTAGTATTTTAAATGTGTAAAGAACTAGGTAAGAAGTTTCAAGAGTACTTGATTACAAAAAAACAATCATGCTCAAAAATTTGGTTGTGCTAGATTTCATTCACATCTTATTTTTGTGTTAGTCATTATGCCCAAAGTTGCACCAAGATGTACTGGTAGAACTCCTTAGGCAAATCAATGATCTTGAGATGCCCTTTGCTTGGCCATTCTTGTCAAAAACATCCACAACTACCGTGAAGGGATTGGGTTAAAAAAGGAAATCGTAAAGCAAATGTTGATTCACAGAAGAAATTGATTAAAACTCCAGCGATGGTGTGCGGTGCTGCAGTTAACCAAAGAACGCGTTCAGGAAGACTCCACCTTTGGAGGAAATCCGATGAAAGTGAGAGGGTAGCAGTAGATCCATTGATTGATATGTGTGATTCTCTTTCACCTGAGGCTACAAAACGTTGCCATGCCAACAACATGTGACACATGACATTACTCGTCGGGATATTGATGATGGAACTTGAGAATGGACAAATGAGGAGAAGGCAGCCTTTCTTCAGGCTGTATCGTCTTTCGGCGATGATTTTACGATGATTGCACAGCATATAGGAACAAAGTCCAAAGATCAGTGCAAGAAATTTTTCATCAAGGGTCACAAATCCCATAGGTTGGATCTCATCCACCACAGACTTGAAAATACTGGATCTCTACTAAATGAAGTAAATCTCAGCAGCAGTACTAACACTAACTATGCCCATGTTGGGGAGGCAGATTCAGTCATTGACAATGATGAGTCAGGCACAAAAACAAATGATGACCAGCCTTCATCTGTCGTGAACTCGAGCCGTGATAAATCCAAACCTATGGAAGCCATGAATCTTTCAGCTTACTTTAAGGAATCAGTTATTGGCAATGATAAGTCAGGCACCAAAACAAATGATGAGCAGCCTTCATCTACCATGAACTCGAGCCATGATAAATCCAAACCTGTGGAAGCCAGGAATCGGTCACCTGACTTAAATgaatcaaatgaaattaatagagAATTTGATCATCACAGAACATAGTTGCTGTGTTCGTCAACTTCAGAAAAAACACCTGCTAATCGTATTGTTCTCAAACTGTTTGGGAAGACAATAACCATTCCTTCATCCACTCAGAGGCGAGATTCAAGTGAGGATGCATAGCATTTTATtggggaaaacaaaaaaaagaaagaaagaagaggagTAGATGCAAAGCACCCCCCAAGAAGGGTATTTACCCTCTGTTTACCCTTGTGGAAAATGTTATCTTTGTCGCACCCTATTATTGTATagcttttattagttaaaaacttatttgaaaCCATATATTATGAGtgaaactcattaaataagaagaGACTTGTTAAGTGTTATAATTTCTAatgaatttcaatcaataataaaGACCATGTTACTATTATTTCTGTTTCTGTATATAATACAATAATGATGGACAATTTGATGGGTTCTTAAAGTCTGATGAAGCAGCAACTTTCTATTTGTTGCATTGGATAGTTATACAGAAATAATCATTCAATTTCTATATTTTCCCGGTTATCATTCAatttctctatctctctctttgATGTCTTCTACTGTGTCTTAGTTATAACAAGATTTAATCAATATGTCCGCAATCAAGAAATGTAATTTCAGACTTTGGTCTTTGAACTAAAGAATCATCTTCATTGTTTGTTTGTTGATTACACATGTTATTGAAAGAAGCGAGTTGGCTTGAGGCATTCAGATTCCACAACACAACTCGATATGTGGTTTCACCAGAATTTTAGCTTTGATCTTATGAAATTGCAAATGGATCTTGATTTCTCAATGGTTTCAAGGGATGATTATGATATGGTTGTGCAAAAACCATGCCGTAAAGTATATAtttcttagttaaaaaaaatgacactcTTCTATGCATTTTCACTTTGATTTGTTCTTCATAGGTCACAATTCCTTCGGTTCAGTTCTCTCACACACACCTTAAATTTCAAGggttttggttttgttcttaCGTTTAGCTTCTAACTTTAGTTGCttatccttttttttgcttctttttctcttttcttctaaaattaCTATTTGTTCTTACTTTGTTTTGAAGGATTTGTACTTGATTTATGCACATTTCTTTTATCAATactatttgattatttatttttagtttatattttttagatccCTTTGCTGCTCACAACTCTGCACAAGCTTGGCACAATGTTGATAACAAGACAAACTTCAATTGCTTCATTTTGGTGACAACTTTATTTTCatccaaatgatttttttgcaTGAGAAGGTTTTAAAtgggaaaaaattaattttcatgagaaataacttttcaaaaaatatatgtacaaCTAACCTCGTAGAATATTGTCCAAAAATTTTCCCAAATTATTATAAAGTGATATGATAATATTTAGAAATTTTGTTGTGAAAATACGGTTGTAGGACAACAAAGGAACAATAACTATGAAAAATAGATTCTTGTAATTTGTTTGGCTTGAGAAAAATATGACATATTATTAAGGTTATGGAAATTCCCtattaaagtttataaaattcAGAGGTGTGTAagtactttttttaaatttaaaaatagcgtttaagaataattttagtgTTAAAAGTTAAATTGGAAGAAAAGTTTCTATAATGAGTTTTGAGGAACCTCATAGCATTACGCAGAACAGGGCAACACATAACAGCAATAGTATCAACAGGCCCAAAAGGGTGACCCGTAAACCCACGTACCTGGAGGATTTCATATGAAGAACTTGGCGCCATTCTAGAAGCTACCCCTCAACCTCTATTTCTTCACGTGTTGATTTAGATTCCATTAGCTGTGATTTGAAAATACAGTTACAACAAACTCGGGCAAAAATATCTTGTATACAAACTATTATATAAACATTTAGGAATAAAGGAGTAGCAGAGAACAATTATTCAGAAAACTATCCTTTACTTagctttctttatcttttccaTTCTTGATTCGTATCAAACTGGTCCGGCCTGCCCTCTCCGCCATGCCTGACCACCACACCCGTCAGACCACCACTGACAAACTCGAGGAGGCCATCCACTGCCTCACCGAGAGCCAGTCTTCTCTCTCCCAGGGTCACCAATCCCTAAACTCCAAGATCGATACAATCCACTCTTCCCTCACTTCTCAGATCGAATCCCTCTTTGATTGATTGGCCGCCATAACCCTGCAGAACACTAGTTCACCAACCCCCAACAATTCCCCCCACATATGTAACAGCCGTAactttaataagtaaataagaaaataataaattaatacataaataaataagaaaaaataaaaaaaaattattaggtcataaattcccactatataagccaaatgttaacctagagcagctttttggaaaacacaatctgttcctttcttcttttctgacgcacaagaaccctaacagagcaatcagaggaggagctctagagagcaccagagacgccaccattgctaacagagaacatttaagcgactacctcgaggtaagggatgagttactcacgcttggggattagaatgaacatgtgtagggatccctagaggatcaatttttgggttattttggggtgtttatgaatttaattatgttttcatgtttaatcgcggattgagtgtgtttgatgaaccaattgGTGTTCTGTTGCGAGTTTGTTGTAGGATTGATGTGTTTCTCTGTTAGGTGTGTACATTAGGAATtagaattctttataattaacataaaaattgtgtggtggtgattttgtttataccagATATGTTGGTTTCAATCTTTTTCCTGTGCTAATGTATATTGTGtccagataattatttttacaccgCAGTGTATAcgtgtacatatatattgatactgttttttttacaaactgtatattttatttcacgtgGGTAATTTCTTGTCATGAAATTCATAGGTGTAGGGATTGTTGGATAATTGAATTGtctaaaatcatttaaagaaattaactaaaattgtattcacattgtaattaggcattttcttgatgttggcaacttagttgaaatatatttaaaatataggtatacatgttgttcatagaaatcaatatgagtatatattttattgttatatataatttgtatttacttaataatatatttgatattattgtgattactttatattaatatatatttaatactttttatatgttatatgtgATATGTACGTTTATGTTtacgttaatatatatattttgttatatattttgaatataatatacttatatatatattttacgtgtattttatagttacttgtttataagccttgaagttaaatattgtatgttattattattatgatacattgttatctaattgttgagtatattttgtaattagttagaGTGTGAAATGTTAGATGTAGACATGAAACATGGTTGTGAATGAGTGTGTGATTGATATTTGTAGAGATATTACTTGTCATGTGAGTTATGAGTTATAcagtaacccgaccagtgtgtaccttgagagaacttttatgcgcagtgttaaagaaaattgtaggattcctagttaggatcctgaagggttaaattgtagcgcattttgttaaatatgttgaaatataatcgtgaggtcgtgggtattatataactcataaacagtgtctgcgtgcaaataaaaaaaaatattttaggggttggacctgaatcaggaaggtgaggcccaaacggattcttcggagtctaggccttgggggtaaagatactcggtttgagtgctcctttaagcccatgttgatcccatgtggttggggcattctcgcaaaacagagtaaccctgattggtcaccttatgatgttacttagtgagagtgaccgagtatacccattgtgtggtgtgctttgtcatgtactcctaagcgccccagtgttgtttttcactgacatggtaccacattgcatataggcttgagtcttagtataattgttgcataacgcttgtgtttgaatttcattgagttaacaattgtggttgatgttattttatggagtgtgtaaacttgaatgggtgtgaataatgtgtgcgATTTTGTGCAGTAAtgctatttatataaattcagctttaagtattatatgtttcacatgctctaatgttttattatatacgaatgtgataactcactcccggtgtgtgtttgtgtttgggctgattgccactttgtttcaggtgagccttcatatgatgagtcacatgctagagatggagagacttagtctgtgatagggattatgatttactgaatgatataattgtgttatacttttcttctttagtttctttttattatttatttagagtgaacgaccttgttttgagccgggaTAATCTTatctcttattaaaaaaaatatattctattatgttttcactaagtggatgtgaacctttacccttttgaattgatttaaattaaatgtgtttaaaaagaaaaattattaattaattttgcatttttttcttcttttattattatgtgtttataatcttttaaataaattttgtatgatttatttaattagttagttataattgtaagggtagagggtgtcacaacatACCTCCATCCCCTGCGTCGCGCCACCACCACTTGAAGCTCGATGTCCCGAGGTTTGATGGTCACGATCCCCTTGGCTGGATATTCAAAATATCCCAGTTCTTCGACTACCAAGGCATCCCGGAGCTCGAACGCCTTACGATCGCCTCGTTCTACATGGATGGGCCGGCCCTTTCCTGGTACCAGTGGATGCACAGGAATGGCTTCTTCTCCTCGTGGCCATCAATGTTGCAGGCATTGGAATCACGCTTTGCTCCTTCGTTTTATGATGACCCCCAAGGCAATCTCTTCAAACTTCAACAAACGGGTACAGTTAGTGATTACCTTACCTCCTTTGAACGCCTTGCCAACCGCACAATTGGAATTCCTCCCCTGTCCCTATTGAGCTGCTTTATTTCTGGTTTCATACCAGAATTACGTTGCGATGTTCAGGCGCTCCACCCTATCTCCCTTCCTCAGGCCATCGAACTCGCCAGACTCCAAGAAGACAAGATGATGGACCGCCGTCGCGGCCACcgcccaccaccaccaccaccacctactCACCCACCTTACCACCCTAACCCTACTACCACCCCTCCATTTTCCCCTTCCCCTCTTTCCCCTAAATCCCCTCCTTCCATGTCCCTTCCTTCCCCAAAGATTCCAATCAAACGTTTGACAGCAGAGGAACTAGCAGTGCGCCGCGACCAGGGATTATGCTATCATTGTGATGATAAATGGTCCCCTGGCCACCGCTGTAAGTCCCGATTGCACCTCTTACTCACAGACGAAGATGTGCTTCCTGAGGCTACTGATGACACCGAAACCCACTCAACCCTAATTTCCCAAATCAGTCTCAATGCGATGGAGGGATCCCCGACACCTCAGACCTTCCGCCTCTTCGGTTCCGTCAATCGCCACCGTGTTGTGATTCTAGTGGACGGCGACAACTCCCATAACTTCGTCCAAACCCGCATGGCCCGCTTCCTCAACCTTCCTACTTCCCCCACCA
It encodes:
- the LOC102660623 gene encoding uncharacterized protein; the protein is MVVNECVIDICRDITCHGRGCHNIPPSPASRHHHLKLDVPRFDGHDPLGWIFKISQFFDYQGIPELERLTIASFYMDGPALSWYQWMHRNGFFSSWPSMLQALESRFAPSFYDDPQGNLFKLQQTGTVSDYLTSFERLANRTIGIPPLSLLSCFISGFIPELRCDVQALHPISLPQAIELARLQEDKMMDRRRGHRPPPPPPPTHPPYHPNPTTTPPFSPSPLSPKSPPSMSLPSPKIPIKRLTAEELAVRRDQGLCYHCDDKWSPGHRCKSRLHLLLTDEDVLPEATDDTETHSTLISQISLNAMEGSPTPQTFRLFGSVNRHRVVILVDGDNSHNFVQTRMARFLNLPTSPTTPLRVMEGNGNTLDCDTVSPQVTLDIQNHSFTLDLFHLPLCGADIVLGVQWLKLLGPVTMDFATLTMSFQHLGHPITLIADVPPTPTPASAHQLKRLTTTHSILALFHITPFLAQTPTSPSSPLPTTIPPSISTILTRYSTIFAGPQQLPPPRTIQHHIPLLPNSPPVNIRPYRYPHYQKAEIEAQISGMLTAGLIRPSQSPFSSPILLVKKKDGSWCCCVDYRALNTITVKDKFPMPMVDELLDDLGKASWFSKLDLRQGFHHREGQIPHAHGG